The DNA region ctatttttagtTACTTAAGtaactatattttattttttaattaaattatcaaaaatttaCACTTGGTTAatagtattttaattttttttatgatatatAGTATAGCTATTCAAAATTCTTAATCTAATATACAAATTATGTGtactttttaaaatcaatGCATAATTAAATTaccaatttttatttactgtatgtattatagattatagattACGTAGAAACCAAATTTAATCTTATTGcgaaaatttttattgttttattttccaaTAAATCATTGGTTCTTGataattattgtatttttaaaagttattgataaaagaaattatccaTTGAATGAgtcaatttatataaaaattgcgGACAATATATTTGAatgttttatttcatttttaacttaaatataaataatataaatagtataaataatatatgtatataataaatagTATAATTCTTTAATCAACTTAAAtgattgaatttttatatttaggtTTAGATGGTTTGGGTATTTCGACTTTTTTGTTACCAAAATAactacattttattttttattaataaatgatcAAAATTGTACCTTCAAGTAGTCgtactctatttttttttcatttttatgatATATAGTGTAACTATTCAAAATTcttaatcaaatatatattatatgtatctTATACTTTtacttataataattataaatgatCAAACTAATATGATATATGTGTTTGTTATCCAAGCCAAATTTATTGGAAACTCCTTAATTAATTTCCAAATCAGTAATTTCAGACACtaccagaaaaaaaatttgttaaaaTTTTGTAACCTAAAAAGAAAGGTTAAAATTTCACTACCTAGAAATTTCTATTCCTGAAATATGGTCCAAAAATCTTTAGGCATTTGACTGGGAAATGctgaaaactcatacatggCGAAGGCTCAAAGAGAAAGGTGTCCAGTTAAGTGGCGCTCATTCTCGACTCTGAATTAAGCTCAATTCTTATTAGCGAAATTCTCActcatttattttacttttctcttgTCCATTAAAGCCGAGAAATAGAAAAGGCACGCAATgaaaacaaattacaaataattaaAGATTCGAATAACTTTCTTCCACGAGATAATGTTACCTATTGATTTTTGATGTTATCAAGTGGGAGTATTAGATCTAGATCTTCAACTGTAAGccatatttgataaattacgCTGTCAATGAGTGAATTTAACTTACAACGTGGCATTCACAGCGCAGTGAGTAGACTTTACTAACAATGCAACATTCAAAGATCATTAGAAGAATCTCTAGCCGGGTAGCCGGGATAAGTCAATATTCAAATCTAGCTAATAGGTCGAGAATACATCATCGTTTTAGGgaatatacacacacacatatatatattaaaacaaaGTATAAGCTGAATTTTTAAGTCATCACATcatcacaaataaaaaaatagagctaTCTCGCTTTGTTAAGTCACCATTTATGTATTaaggaatttttttaagaataagGAGCAGAATATATGCCAATtcttacaaatatatatatatatatatatatatattttgcatgaCCATATAAGTAGGAAGGacattcaagaaaaaaaaatatatatatatatatcgattcTTTTGCATAGATATAAGTACAAAAGAAGATCCAGCCCATATCGATATATTAGGTGAATTTCTTATTAAcggaatatatgtatatatattcaataatatacataagattatcaaaaaagaaaacaacttAAGTGCAAaccacaaaaaaatatatatatatatatatatgtatatatcagaTAATGTTgtctttataaatataaatatatatatatatatatatatatacacacacacatgtataCATAGGGGGAAACAAAAAGGGAAGGCAGAacaaattcttttaaaaattttatgtatataattcTATATTGTATGTATGATCTTaaacttcttttttctttttttctttaaatttttatttttcttggttGAACTTTTTCTTGGTCGAACTTTGATTCATTGATTGAACTTTTTAATGcaaatttaaaattgattatttGTGTTGACAAGATCTATATTGTAATTCCATTATGAGCATCACTTCAGTGCTTGTAAgactttttgaatttctattccctaaatatttctttctaattttcattttataagtTGATCGAGATTTTTTCTTCATGAACTTCAAAGTCATGAGCTTTAGTTATTTATTCTTAATTCTTCGGTCAAAATTTAATTGGTAGAATGAATCTTTTAATGCAAATTTCATACTAATTTCTTCAATATTGATTgttcaattttaataatctTCTCTATTGCAATTCCATTACCGGTGTTGCTTCAGTaatagtctttttttttctgaattctATGCcaagaatatttcttttttactctTATTTCATCATATAATATAACGGAAAACTTTTCTCCATGAACTTAAATTTCATAAGTTTTATGTATTTATTCTTAATTCTTTGGTTGAATTTTAattgtataaatttttttaatgcaaatttcaaattaattactttaataTTGATTGTTTAAGTAgtcttttctaaaattttctttttcatggttgaattttgatttgttgaatgaaatttttgaTACAAATATGAAGTTGATGTTTTTGATACTTATTGTTTTTCATGCAAGTTTTACATATTATAATCATAACTAAACCTAAATGATAATactaaattaatttctatagtctcacattctttttctcaattccTATTTTTACATAGAACTCaatcatttatataatatatattaaaatcaaattttacattatttaacgatacaaataaattttgatGCTTCAAGACTTATTTGTATAGTTTGCGCGGGTCATCGTCtagttttctttatttacaaGGGAAAAGAGGTGCACACATATAGGCAAAGAGTGTTGCTAGTGTACGGAGgctctaaaaaaaaaagttaacttgttatttaataagagtcttgttatattataataataattttttaaaaaaataacgaCTTTTTTATTACTAGTAAGTAtctcattatttttaaaattataatttttttattaaataataaatttgttattatttaataagttTCATACATTCTCTTTTAAGGAGCCTCCGTCGGGAAGTTAAATCAGGCATTAGGCAAAACttgatgtaatttttttttctttcgctAGCAAAAACCATTAATTTGAGGTGAAATTTGAGAAGGAGGAAGAAGCCAACGACGTCGTACGGGAAGCCCGATAGCGGCTGATTTCAGCGAAGCAACTGCAACAACAAACGGCCTTTGTCTCTGTCCCCTTCACTCTCTCTGTGTCTCGAGCTGACTCACTGAGTCGGCTCTTCCCCTTCttccccactctctctctcttctctctctctctccccaaaCCCTTCCTTGTTCCTTCTCTCTACACTTCTCAGCAGACGCCTTCTCTCCCCCACCTTTCCTTCCCTCCCCGTGCCCTTTTCCGTCTTTTCCACCCGGCCCCGCCACGTAAGCATCGTCTTCTTCATAACTCACCCCTGCCACCAGAGACCCCCCCTCCGTCAATCGATAGCCCAATTCGCAGCTTCCGCCACAACTGCCTCTCAATTTAGGGTTCCTCGAATCCACCGCCTGCAGCCCCCAGGTTCGACGCCGCGCCTCAAAGCTTCGGTGCTTTGCTCTTGTTGGGACTCATGGACATTTGCCAAGTCTCAATTAGGTATCCCTCGATCTAAAGATTTAATCTTTTCGTTTTCTCAGTCGTCTTTTGTCCTGTATTGTTGCAAATTTCGATTCTGATGCTCTAGCTTGTtctgagtttttttttttgtggtgaTTAGGGGTGTGATTTGTGGCGTGTTTGGTTAGGCTTGAGAACCTCCGAGATTAGGTTTAAGTCGCTACTTTTATCCAGCTTTTGGGGGGTCATCGCGTAATTGGTTTCTACGCGCTATGGCTATTGAGAAGAACAATTTTAAGGCCGCACGGTTCGATTCTGAATGTTCACCCGGAAGTAGGGACAGTATGTCTGGTGATGAAGACGAGTTCCAAGTCAGAGCCTCTGGGCCTGAATccgatgaagatgatgatttCGATGATGCAGATTCGGGTGCAGGATCTGACGACTTCGATTTGTTGGAATTGGGGGAGACTGGTGCTGAGTTTTGTCAGGTGGGTAGCTCTACCTGCAGTGTTCCATTCGAGCTTTATGATCTCCCAAACTTGGAAGATGTGCTATCTGTCGATGTGTGGAATGAGTGCCTTACTGAGGAGGAAAGACTGGGTCTTGCAAAGTTCTTGCCTGATATGGACCAGGAAACGTATATGCACACCATGATGGAGCTCTTCAAGGGCTGTAATTTCCATTTTGGCAGCCCTCTGAAGAAGTTGTTTGATATGTTGAAGGGAGGACTGTGCGAGCCCAGAGTTGCACTTTATCGTGAGGGTCGGAATTCTTTTGACAAGCGGGAGCATTACCATTTTCTCAAAATGCATCAGAATGGATTAGTGAGTAATCTTTGTCAAATAAGGGATGCTTGGCTCAATTGCAGGGGCTACAGTATCGAGGAGAAGCTTCGTGTCCTGAATATCGTGAAGAGTCAGAAGAGTTTGATGTGTGAGAAGGAAGACATGGAGAGTGAATCATCTGGGAGAGAAGAATTGGCCGAGAGATTATGGAGCCGAAGGTCTAAGGACAGGAAGCTTGGACAGATAATGGGTCCCAGTTCTGTGTATGGGGTGGGTCCAGATTTGGAGCCATCTCTTGCTTTGGAGCCGGCAAAATATAGGAAGCAGAATTCAAAGGGTGTGCTGAAGTTGGGTGCTCTGAAGACTACTTCAGGGAGACAGTTGGTGAGTGGTTTGCCCACCCTTAATCCTGGTTCGGATTTGAAGTCTGGAGCATATAGTTCATTAACTCTTCCTTGGCAGAGTAAGATGGCCACGAGTGATATGGGTCTGGCAACCACTAGGATAAGGGATCGGATGCCAGGATATGATGAAGTTGAAGATCCGATTTTTGGGGCAGGTTCTCGGAGGGATCAAATTACGTCGAGTAGATTTTCGACAGAAAAACAGGGACGTTTGGCGGCAAGAAAGAAACCCGATTTTCTAAGTGGCGATGAAATAGCCATGGACGGTTTTGTGGGCTTGCCATTGTCTTCCAAGGGGGACCTGCTTGTCTATGGCAGGAATAAACATAGTAATGAACCGTTTGATGTGAGGATGATGAAAGCTAACCAGTCTAGTATAAGACCTTCCTATGACTACGTGACTAAGGCAAAGTATTCTGGAATGCATCAGGGTTTTGCTGGTGAAATTCAGAAGAAGTCTATGAAAGGCCTGAAAGGAAACCAGGGTGGGTCACATGATCCAAATGAATCATTCTGGCATGCTGGGACCGAGGAAGAGGCTTTACATATGGATCCGCAGTTGCAATTTGATGATTGGAATCCTAGGAGCAAGAAGTTGAAAGTACAAAGGGAGTCTGGTCTGAGTGTAAAATCTCACAGAGCATCCATACCTCAGATGAGTAATAGATTCTTAACTCCTGAAATGAAAGGGAGACATTCATATGAGAATATCAGTGGGAGTTCTCTGAAGAATGGGGCAATGAACATGATCCTCAATGGTGATGTCACTGAATCGGGTTCATCTGATTCATATGGTGATGATGAGAGCAACCCTCTGATGAGAAACAAGTTAGCTTATCCCAGTGGGTTTATGGAGGAACCATCTTCTCTGGTGAAGTCTAGTGTTGATGGGAAGAAGGGTAAGTTTGttaagaaagagaagaaacagAATGCACGTGGTTCTGACAGAGATTTGCAGAGCTATCAAAAGGATGATCTTGGTGAACATCTGTATCCtccagaagaaaaagaaggaggaggaggaggagatgaagaagaagtaTATCCTTcgaaagggaagaagaagatgaagaagagtaAGATCCGTGGTGATCCCTCTGTTCGGACCTCTACCAGAGTGAAAGAAGGCAACTTTCTGTATGGCACAGGTACTGATGATCGGAAAAAGCCCCATAAGGTGCATAAGAATGACCAGTTAGAAGTTAGACCTAGTGAAGGGCTAGCTGTTTCACCACTAGTGACTGATCCAATCGAGGGTAAGCAGACAGGAGTAGGGAGTGTTCATGATTATGCAGTTGTGGAGGAAGATGGTCTGATTGAAAAACACCCGCTGGCGGACGGGAAAAGAGCGAGTAAACGGCGGAAGAAAGTTAAGAACATGAATACATCTGATGCTACTGTGTCGGTGCGCAACTTAGCTAAAAGAAAGCGGAAAGGAAAAGCAGTGGAGACGGCTGatcatgatgatgatggtaATAGATTGCATGCGGATACTCAGCAGGAAATTCATGCAAATGCACAGCAGGAAATTGAGGAGCCTAGTCTGTTGGAAAAGCAGATAGGCCAGAAGACGGGGGATGATGGAGTTGCCTCTGATAATGAAACTTCTGAGATGCCTATAGTTGACACAGGTGTCCCTGATATGGAGCTCGATAGTGGACCACCAAAGAAATCCTTTACATTGATAACCCCGACAGTACACacagatttttcattttcgatTATTCATCTCCTCTCAGCGGTTCGAGTTGCAATGATTAGTCCGCCCCTAGAAGATTCTTTAGATGTCGGTCCCCAAATGGAAGATGCTGGCAGAATCCAGGAAGGTGGCATCAATGAAGAATCCTCCTCACAGAAGAATGTGGATGCGGCTGGTAATTCTGAGCAAGAGCCACAATGTAATGCTCCATGTCTTACTATTCAGGAGATTGTCAATCGTGTGAGGTCAAATCCTGGGGATCCCTGTATTCTGGAGACACAGGAGCCGCTTCAAGATTTAGTTAGGGGAGTTTTAAAGAGCTTCTCATCCAAATCGGCGTCCTTAGGGGCAAAGGGCTGGAAGGCACTTGTGGTCTACGAGAGACTGAAAAAGCGTTGGCGCTGGACTGGTCCAGTACCTTATAATCTACCTGATCATGAAACCATTGAGGAGGTGACTTCTCCTGAAGCATGGGGCCTTCCTCATAAAATGCTTGTCAAACTGGTTGATTCATTTGCCAGTTGGCTTAAGAGCAGCCAAGACACTCTTCAGAAACTAGGCAGTCTGCCTCCTCCTCCATTGGAACTGATGCAGTGTAATGTGGATGAGAAGGAAAGGTTTCGTGACCTGAGAGCCCAGAAGAGCCTCAACACTATATACCCGAGCTCTGAGGAGGTAAGGGAGTATTTTCGCAGGGAGGAATTTCTCAGATACTCGATTCCCGACAGGGCCTTCCAATACACGGCTGCTGATGGTAAGAAATCTGTTGTGGCACCCCTAAGAAGATGCGGTGGGAAGCCTACTTCGAAGGCTCGTGATCACTTCATGCTGAAGCGTGATCGCCCTCCGCATGTCACAATCCTGTGCCTCGTGAGAGACGCAGCTGCCCGACTGCCTGGAAGTATCGGGACCCGTGCAGATGTGTGCACTCTGATCAGAGACTCCCAATATATAGTTGAGGATGTAACAGATGTgcaaattaatcaaattgtGAGCGGGGCACTGGATCGGTTGCATTACGAGCGGGATCCATGTGTACAGTTTGATGCCGAAAGGAAACTGTGGAAGTATCTGCacagggagagagaggaagaagactttGAGGATGACGGTACGTCTTCTACAAAGAAGTGGAGGCGGCCAAAGAAGGACACTACTGAGCCATCCGACCAAGGAACTGTGACCGTGGCTTATCATGGGTCTGGGGAACAGACTGGATATGATATGTGCTCCGATCTGAATGTGGAGCCGGCTCCAATTGATGGTGATAAGGCGGTGGACCCTATTATGACTGATGATCTGGGGCAGAACATAGGGGATATCTGTAACAATGGTGCAGAGCATACTGGGATCCCTCAGGATCAGCCAATGGTTTGGGAAGGTTTTGACTTGAATCCTCTACGGGAGAACAAATTACTCTGTCAAGAGAATTCCACTAATGAAGACTTTGATGATGAGACTTTTGGGAGAGAGCGACCAGTCGGGCTTCTAAGTGCTGGCTTGTTATGATGGATATCACAGGTAAAATTTCACTGCTATGGCATTAGTAGCCCggctaatttttaatttccatAGTGTCTGTCTGTAACCATTTTAACTATTCTCTCTTGGACTGAGTAGTAATATTTGTGattatctaatttttttaacttgatGCAACGGGGTTTTTCCATGGGCTATTAGATACTCCTCTAATAGTATTCTGAAAAATCGACGTTGTCACCCGTTTTTGCTAAAAAGATTATTATAGTTTTCTATATTGACCAGTTAATGCATTTTCAACCTTGAGATTCTCTGATATGGGAATGATGAATTTGTGCAGGTGAGAAGTGAATGATCAGCATGGAGAAAGTGGGGGCCTCGCAATTCTAAAGGTTCTCCTTTCCTCCGATCTAGAAAAAGTTTAGATGTACATTATTAATTCTACATAAGTGTAGAATATCTGGGTCGACTCTGTTGGGGTTCAAAATGATTTCTCAAATATCTCCGgctgattattattattacatgaTTACATCATTAATTCTAAGTTGCCTACCTTCAATTATTCCACAAGCATGAAGGTACCCtgtaattattcttttttggcCCGGATGACATGGCCTTGTTATTGATGTGCCATTAGTGTTTATAAGAGTGGTAGTTGCGGTTCAATTCCGGCGGTACAATAACATTACCATTTGTTCATATTGCATTGCAACTCACGGGTTATGTTTTTATAATGCAAAGTTTTAATTTTGGCATGCCATCTAATGATGAGGAGACTTGGGGACTTACTTAATTCATCAGTATTATGTTGGTCTCGTACACCTAAATAGAAAAAGTTACGTGCCTCATCTCCGGCTACAGCTTGCCTGTTCTTGCGGAACCTCATTACTGTGATCGAGTAAAACTGTGTATATATGCACACGTATTTGTTTTGATAATATTTAGGATACTCAGAGTATATTCCAGGGCCAGTCGCAGAATGCCGGAAACGGTCTTGATTACGTTCCTTCATGTCAACAATACAACAGATATAGAATGTAGCTAATGAATTATCTTTCGGGTTGACAACGTGGTGGCATGACTCCAAGCTCTTGGAACATCAGAAGCAACATCAGCATTGTCTTTATCCTGCAATGCTGCCTAGGGTAAGAAATAGTAGAGTTGTAGTTCCACTTGATACGAActacagttttttttttttttgcgagATACGAACTACATTGTAGAATATTGCTGCTATGCTATACGTACTTTGCTGGAGTTATGGCAGTCATCTAGAATTGATTTAATCGATTGAATCTTAACAGGGATATCATTACTGATCTCGTGAATCATGAATGTTAGTGGCTAAGGAGGAAGAACatataatttcaatataaaaagatataaatgTCGATATAGATTCCTAATAATCTCCACCACCTTACTAATTACAGATCTAATCATCGTAGAGATCCCATTCCAGTAGATAAATCCAAGAAAGGATACGACTTAAAATATACTAATTTGTCAGATTGTTGTTATTCGGTATACGGATAACTGGCATCATCATGGGCTTTCCTATCATCGGTTTCACTCCAATGAAAAATCTGCGGGTTTCTATCGTCCTTGAGGCAGTGGTGCTTCCCCCTCGGAAACGTGGTCTCGTTTGGTAAGTTCGAATAGAATGAAAAGGAATGTAATGgatttttatataatgaataattatattaagggaaaaaaattttagattGAACTATAGAATATGAaggaataaatttaattatatgaaCTTATTTTTCATGATATCATTCcgtatatcatatatttagatataCACAACtcagaaaatatatgatatatgtaaaatttaaTAGAAATAATGGAATCGACATTtcttaaatattttgaatggaTGACCATTCCATTATGTTGTAAAGAAATTTCCCTTCAAATAGAATGCTCTTTACTAACTCATATAAGTGTTTTCATATAAGAAAATGGAGTAGAATGATGGATTTCCATTTCATTCCTTTCTATTCCATCGTGACATACCAAACGGGACATGACATCCTTAAGGATAGGGGAGCTTCCCCTAGGAACTGTTGGATCGGAATGGTCTTCCCCTAGGAATCTTTGTATTACAACCCCCTTTTAACCTCTTAGCCTCTTAGGGGTGATCAAATGGCTTTTGGCTTTTGTTGGGGGGTGGGGAGGGATGTTGGTGGCTGTCCCTCGGGGGCGATAGAGATTCCTTTCCATATGA from Punica granatum isolate Tunisia-2019 chromosome 3, ASM765513v2, whole genome shotgun sequence includes:
- the LOC116199166 gene encoding uncharacterized protein LOC116199166; its protein translation is MAIEKNNFKAARFDSECSPGSRDSMSGDEDEFQVRASGPESDEDDDFDDADSGAGSDDFDLLELGETGAEFCQVGSSTCSVPFELYDLPNLEDVLSVDVWNECLTEEERLGLAKFLPDMDQETYMHTMMELFKGCNFHFGSPLKKLFDMLKGGLCEPRVALYREGRNSFDKREHYHFLKMHQNGLVSNLCQIRDAWLNCRGYSIEEKLRVLNIVKSQKSLMCEKEDMESESSGREELAERLWSRRSKDRKLGQIMGPSSVYGVGPDLEPSLALEPAKYRKQNSKGVLKLGALKTTSGRQLVSGLPTLNPGSDLKSGAYSSLTLPWQSKMATSDMGLATTRIRDRMPGYDEVEDPIFGAGSRRDQITSSRFSTEKQGRLAARKKPDFLSGDEIAMDGFVGLPLSSKGDLLVYGRNKHSNEPFDVRMMKANQSSIRPSYDYVTKAKYSGMHQGFAGEIQKKSMKGLKGNQGGSHDPNESFWHAGTEEEALHMDPQLQFDDWNPRSKKLKVQRESGLSVKSHRASIPQMSNRFLTPEMKGRHSYENISGSSLKNGAMNMILNGDVTESGSSDSYGDDESNPLMRNKLAYPSGFMEEPSSLVKSSVDGKKGKFVKKEKKQNARGSDRDLQSYQKDDLGEHLYPPEEKEGGGGGDEEEVYPSKGKKKMKKSKIRGDPSVRTSTRVKEGNFLYGTGTDDRKKPHKVHKNDQLEVRPSEGLAVSPLVTDPIEGKQTGVGSVHDYAVVEEDGLIEKHPLADGKRASKRRKKVKNMNTSDATVSVRNLAKRKRKGKAVETADHDDDGNRLHADTQQEIHANAQQEIEEPSLLEKQIGQKTGDDGVASDNETSEMPIVDTGVPDMELDSGPPKKSFTLITPTVHTDFSFSIIHLLSAVRVAMISPPLEDSLDVGPQMEDAGRIQEGGINEESSSQKNVDAAGNSEQEPQCNAPCLTIQEIVNRVRSNPGDPCILETQEPLQDLVRGVLKSFSSKSASLGAKGWKALVVYERLKKRWRWTGPVPYNLPDHETIEEVTSPEAWGLPHKMLVKLVDSFASWLKSSQDTLQKLGSLPPPPLELMQCNVDEKERFRDLRAQKSLNTIYPSSEEVREYFRREEFLRYSIPDRAFQYTAADGKKSVVAPLRRCGGKPTSKARDHFMLKRDRPPHVTILCLVRDAAARLPGSIGTRADVCTLIRDSQYIVEDVTDVQINQIVSGALDRLHYERDPCVQFDAERKLWKYLHREREEEDFEDDGTSSTKKWRRPKKDTTEPSDQGTVTVAYHGSGEQTGYDMCSDLNVEPAPIDGDKAVDPIMTDDLGQNIGDICNNGAEHTGIPQDQPMVWEGFDLNPLRENKLLCQENSTNEDFDDETFGRERPVGLLSAGLL